Proteins encoded in a region of the Clostridium beijerinckii genome:
- a CDS encoding sigma-54-dependent Fis family transcriptional regulator codes for MENYVDFINKAWEDFISTGNVNPKVRSEIGDSWIRCMNYGVDPYDGKGHVKHSNINELINKNNELISVARPIMESIYSMVRGSGFALFLTDKDGYIIDVIGDNDIMKRIEELNFLKGELWSENVVGTNAIGTALYLGKPVQTIGAEHYGVNQHSWTCSASPIYDEDDNLIGCINMSGNYYNAHSHTLGIVTAAAQSIQKQMALAISYKLLNVTFDSISEGMIVINEYMKVKRINGRALKILNISLEEAMNMNINEVLNGVDFQKLLQEKNKSLNNIEWDFSINNDIIKCVINVLPLNKNGKSSGMVITFTEVKIVHKLVNKFVGYKAQYEFKDIITTSKEMANMIAFAKKASKSDCNILIQGESGTGKELISQSIHNYSDRARGPFVAVNCASIPSELVESELFGYEKGAFTGASKEGHPGKFELADGGTIFLDEIGELPLDIQSKLLRVLDNGKIVRVGGTYEKQLNVRVIGATNRILKNEIRKKNFREDLYYRLSVMEIKTIPLRERKDDIDVLVNDFVQRLNIKNKNKIITVSKEYIDKLKKYDWDGNIRELKNVVERDYYLSEDEIMNIDINNLDYNNMTQTLHDEPMDQEDIKIVPLDVLEENAIRDAIKKCDGNLQLTAKLLSIGRATLYRKIKKYHIDVSK; via the coding sequence ATGGAGAATTATGTGGATTTTATTAATAAAGCTTGGGAAGACTTTATTTCTACAGGAAATGTCAATCCTAAGGTTAGAAGTGAAATTGGTGATTCATGGATAAGATGCATGAACTATGGTGTTGATCCCTATGATGGTAAGGGTCATGTTAAACATTCTAATATAAATGAATTAATTAATAAAAATAATGAACTTATATCTGTAGCTAGACCTATTATGGAAAGTATTTATAGCATGGTTAGAGGATCAGGATTTGCATTATTTTTAACGGATAAAGATGGATATATAATAGACGTAATAGGCGATAACGATATAATGAAGAGAATTGAGGAATTAAACTTCCTCAAGGGTGAATTATGGTCTGAAAATGTAGTTGGAACTAATGCTATAGGGACGGCATTATATCTTGGGAAACCGGTGCAGACTATAGGAGCAGAACATTATGGGGTAAATCAACACTCTTGGACTTGTTCTGCATCTCCTATTTATGATGAAGATGATAATTTAATTGGATGTATAAACATGTCTGGAAATTATTATAATGCACATTCTCATACGTTAGGAATTGTAACTGCTGCGGCACAATCAATACAGAAGCAAATGGCACTTGCTATTTCGTATAAGTTACTTAATGTGACATTTGATTCCATATCAGAAGGCATGATAGTTATTAATGAGTATATGAAAGTTAAAAGAATAAACGGACGAGCTTTGAAAATTCTAAATATATCACTAGAAGAAGCAATGAATATGAATATTAATGAAGTACTAAATGGCGTAGATTTTCAAAAATTATTGCAAGAAAAAAATAAATCTTTAAATAATATAGAATGGGATTTTTCTATAAATAATGACATAATAAAATGTGTTATAAACGTATTACCATTAAATAAAAATGGTAAAAGTAGTGGTATGGTAATAACTTTTACAGAAGTTAAGATTGTACATAAACTAGTAAATAAGTTTGTGGGATATAAAGCACAATATGAATTTAAAGACATTATAACAACAAGCAAAGAGATGGCCAATATGATAGCCTTCGCTAAAAAAGCTTCAAAAAGCGATTGCAATATACTAATACAGGGAGAAAGCGGTACTGGTAAAGAGTTGATTTCTCAGTCAATACACAATTATAGCGATAGGGCTAGAGGTCCGTTTGTCGCTGTAAATTGTGCATCAATACCTAGCGAATTAGTTGAAAGTGAATTATTTGGATATGAAAAGGGGGCTTTTACTGGAGCATCAAAAGAAGGACATCCAGGTAAGTTTGAATTAGCAGATGGGGGGACAATTTTCCTTGATGAAATTGGTGAGCTGCCATTAGATATTCAAAGTAAGCTTCTTAGGGTTTTAGATAATGGAAAGATAGTTAGAGTTGGTGGGACTTATGAGAAGCAGCTAAATGTTAGAGTTATTGGTGCCACTAATAGAATATTGAAAAATGAGATAAGAAAGAAAAATTTTAGAGAGGATCTATATTATAGGTTAAGTGTAATGGAGATAAAGACTATTCCATTAAGAGAGCGAAAAGATGATATAGATGTACTTGTAAATGATTTTGTTCAAAGATTAAACATAAAAAACAAAAATAAGATTATAACTGTAAGTAAGGAATATATTGATAAGTTAAAGAAATATGATTGGGACGGAAATATAAGAGAACTTAAGAATGTTGTTGAGCGAGATTATTACTTAAGCGAAGATGAAATAATGAATATAGATATAAATAATTTAGATTATAATAATATGACACAAACTTTGCATGATGAACCTATGGACCAAGAGGACATTAAAATAGTTCCTCTTGATGTATTAGAAGAGAACGCTATAAGGGATGCTATAAAAAAATGTGATGGAAATCTTCAACTAACAGCTAAATTGTTAAGTATAGGAAGAGCAACTTTATATAGAAAGATAAAAAAATATCATATAGATGTATCAAAATGA
- a CDS encoding cation diffusion facilitator family transporter, whose protein sequence is MENSYNNLKIAERGARVSIIAYITLSLLKLGVGFFAQSKALLADGINNTTDIIASVAVLIGLKISRKPADDDHPYGHLRAETIASLIASLIMIAVGLDVLYNAIKSVIFFNPKAPDLVSAAAAIFCAAAIYMVYRYNMRIAVKIKSSGLMAAAKDNLSDAWVSIGTTIGIVASQFGFPWIDPLAAVVVSALILKTGWDIFREATHNLSDGFSREKLDGITKSISQVPGVKQIKNIRARVHGNNILLDLVVSVSSELSLVEGHSITEKIEDKLKEDLDITQVMVHVEPDK, encoded by the coding sequence ATGGAAAACAGTTATAATAATTTAAAAATAGCAGAACGTGGAGCTAGGGTGAGTATTATAGCTTATATAACACTATCATTATTAAAACTCGGAGTAGGTTTTTTTGCTCAATCCAAGGCATTATTAGCTGACGGAATCAATAATACTACCGATATAATAGCTTCAGTGGCAGTTTTAATCGGGCTAAAAATATCGAGAAAGCCAGCGGATGACGATCATCCTTATGGTCATCTTAGAGCAGAAACAATAGCATCTTTAATAGCATCGTTAATTATGATAGCTGTTGGTCTTGATGTGCTCTATAATGCAATTAAATCAGTTATCTTTTTTAACCCTAAGGCTCCTGATTTAGTATCTGCAGCAGCTGCTATTTTTTGTGCTGCTGCTATTTATATGGTATATCGTTATAATATGAGAATTGCTGTTAAGATAAAAAGTTCTGGACTCATGGCTGCCGCAAAAGATAATCTTTCTGATGCATGGGTAAGTATTGGTACGACAATAGGGATTGTTGCTTCTCAGTTTGGTTTTCCTTGGATAGATCCTCTTGCAGCTGTAGTTGTAAGTGCTTTAATATTAAAGACAGGATGGGATATATTTAGAGAAGCAACTCATAATCTATCAGATGGTTTTAGTAGAGAGAAGCTTGATGGTATAACTAAATCTATTAGCCAAGTTCCCGGGGTTAAACAAATTAAGAATATAAGAGCGCGAGTTCATGGAAATAATATTTTACTTGATTTGGTAGTTAGTGTTAGTTCTGAGTTGTCTTTAGTTGAGGGACATTCCATTACCGAAAAAATAGAAGATAAATTGAAAGAGGATCTAGATATAACTCAAGTGATGGTGCATGTTGAGCCTGATAAATAG
- a CDS encoding 2Fe-2S iron-sulfur cluster-binding protein gives MSVRVKFISEVEVKDEKKVLKAAKNARVKINDSCEGKGKCGKCVIKVIDGKLSEPTKEELKILGKEKIDGGYRLACQTRILEDSVIEIIDSEDAKAKRDAKCGTLKVKDSDKIKLRKEDIDTNDKVEASQIEEVKIKIDSDDNKLNHKEHNKDKVKKNKKSDK, from the coding sequence ATGTCAGTAAGGGTTAAGTTTATAAGTGAAGTAGAAGTTAAAGATGAGAAAAAGGTTTTAAAAGCTGCTAAAAATGCTAGGGTAAAAATTAATGATTCGTGTGAAGGAAAAGGAAAATGTGGAAAGTGTGTTATTAAAGTTATAGATGGAAAACTTTCTGAACCAACTAAAGAAGAATTAAAAATTTTAGGAAAAGAAAAAATTGATGGCGGTTATAGATTGGCATGCCAAACCCGTATACTTGAGGATTCAGTGATAGAAATAATAGATAGTGAAGATGCAAAAGCTAAAAGGGATGCTAAGTGTGGTACTTTAAAAGTTAAGGATAGTGATAAAATAAAATTACGCAAAGAAGATATAGATACTAATGATAAAGTAGAGGCTTCTCAAATCGAAGAGGTAAAAATTAAGATAGATAGTGATGATAATAAGTTGAACCATAAGGAACATAACAAGGATAAGGTAAAAAAGAATAAAAAATCAGATAAATAG
- a CDS encoding winged helix-turn-helix transcriptional regulator yields MEKFHMCPRFENAFELLGKRWTGLIIRTLLNGQNRFSDIEEAIPNMSARMLTERFKELEKEGIIIRKVYPETPVRIEYELTEKGRDLQSAMDEIQKWAEKWTN; encoded by the coding sequence ATGGAAAAATTTCATATGTGCCCAAGGTTTGAAAATGCTTTTGAATTACTAGGAAAAAGATGGACTGGATTGATTATAAGAACATTATTGAATGGACAAAATCGATTTTCAGATATAGAAGAAGCGATCCCTAATATGAGTGCTCGTATGCTTACAGAACGATTTAAGGAGTTGGAAAAGGAAGGAATAATTATTAGAAAAGTTTACCCGGAAACTCCAGTACGCATAGAATATGAGTTAACAGAAAAAGGTCGTGATCTTCAAAGTGCCATGGATGAGATCCAAAAATGGGCAGAAAAATGGACTAACTAA
- a CDS encoding DODA-type extradiol aromatic ring-opening family dioxygenase — protein MVKPLFLAHGSPMMAIEEDNYTEFLNNLGKKLNPKAIVIFTAHWDSETLTISSSDSTYETVYDFYGFPDELYNVKYEAQGSSTVAAKVEEKLSHEGIKVKKDLNRGLDHGAWTLLKHLYPEANIPVVQVSIDSKLSIEEQIKIGSALKTLGDEDILVIGSGNTVHNLNLVDFEAVSSDSWAEEFDDWLINRLKENDFNSLYNYRDQAPNADLAVLSPEHFVPLFIALGSSSLLIPRVIFREYELGNLSRLCLEF, from the coding sequence ATGGTTAAACCTTTATTTTTAGCACACGGCTCTCCAATGATGGCCATTGAAGAAGATAATTATACTGAATTTCTAAATAACCTTGGAAAGAAATTAAATCCCAAAGCCATTGTTATCTTTACAGCACACTGGGATAGTGAGACACTAACTATATCGTCTTCTGATTCCACATACGAAACAGTATATGATTTTTATGGATTTCCAGACGAACTTTACAATGTAAAATATGAGGCGCAAGGTTCTAGTACCGTTGCAGCAAAAGTCGAAGAAAAGCTCTCACACGAAGGCATAAAAGTGAAAAAAGACTTAAATAGGGGTTTAGATCACGGAGCTTGGACTCTTTTAAAGCATCTTTATCCAGAAGCAAACATCCCCGTTGTTCAAGTTTCAATAGACTCTAAATTATCCATTGAAGAACAAATAAAAATAGGTAGCGCTCTAAAAACTTTAGGTGATGAAGATATCTTAGTTATCGGGAGCGGAAATACAGTTCATAATCTAAATTTAGTTGATTTTGAAGCTGTAAGCAGCGATTCTTGGGCTGAAGAATTTGATGACTGGTTAATTAACAGATTAAAAGAAAATGATTTTAATTCACTTTACAATTATAGAGATCAAGCTCCAAATGCTGATTTAGCTGTTCTAAGCCCTGAGCATTTTGTTCCGCTATTTATAGCATTAGGCAGCAGTTCTCTATTAATTCCTAGAGTTATTTTTCGAGAGTATGAATTAGGAAATTTAAGCCGCCTTTGCCTTGAATTTTAG
- a CDS encoding 2,3-butanediol dehydrogenase — MKAALWYAKKDVRVEEIEEPKVTVNGVKIKVKWCGICGSDLHEYLGGPIFIPVGQPHPLSGTTAPVVLGHEFSGDVVEVGPNVKNFKPGDRVIVEPIVACGKCPACLEGKYNLCSSLGFHGLCGSGGGLAEYTVFPEEFVHKIPDEMSYEQAALVEPMAVALHSIRIGNFRTGDTALVLGSGPIGLATIECLKAAGAKLIIVLQRKSIRQDYAKRAGADVVLDPNEVNIAEEVKKLTNGLGVDVAFETTGAQIGFDTGIDSLKFEGTLVVTSIWENDVKFNPNVLVFTEKKIIGTLAYRHEFPATMAQMKDGRIKAEGYVTKKIHLDDIVEEGFGALTGPEKKKHVKILVSPDKELVSKS; from the coding sequence ATGAAAGCAGCATTATGGTATGCAAAGAAAGACGTTAGAGTAGAGGAAATTGAAGAACCTAAAGTTACAGTTAATGGTGTAAAGATTAAAGTAAAATGGTGTGGAATATGTGGATCAGATTTACATGAATATTTAGGAGGACCTATATTTATACCAGTAGGACAACCTCACCCATTAAGTGGTACAACAGCTCCAGTAGTTTTAGGACATGAATTTTCAGGAGATGTCGTTGAAGTTGGTCCTAATGTAAAGAATTTTAAACCAGGAGATAGAGTAATAGTTGAACCTATAGTTGCATGTGGAAAATGTCCAGCATGTTTAGAAGGAAAATATAATTTATGTTCATCATTAGGTTTCCATGGACTTTGCGGAAGTGGTGGAGGACTTGCTGAATATACAGTTTTCCCAGAAGAATTTGTACATAAGATTCCAGATGAAATGTCTTACGAACAAGCTGCTTTAGTTGAGCCAATGGCAGTAGCATTACATTCAATTAGAATTGGTAATTTTAGAACAGGGGATACTGCTTTAGTACTAGGATCTGGTCCAATAGGACTAGCAACTATTGAGTGCTTAAAAGCAGCTGGTGCAAAATTAATAATAGTATTACAAAGAAAATCTATAAGACAAGATTATGCTAAAAGAGCAGGGGCAGATGTAGTATTAGATCCTAATGAAGTAAATATAGCAGAGGAAGTTAAGAAGCTTACTAACGGATTAGGAGTTGACGTGGCATTTGAAACTACAGGAGCTCAAATAGGTTTTGATACAGGTATAGATAGCTTAAAGTTTGAAGGAACTTTAGTTGTAACTAGCATATGGGAAAATGATGTTAAATTTAATCCTAATGTATTAGTATTTACTGAGAAGAAAATCATTGGAACATTAGCATACAGACATGAATTCCCAGCAACTATGGCTCAAATGAAAGATGGAAGAATAAAAGCAGAAGGATATGTAACAAAGAAAATACATTTAGATGATATAGTTGAAGAAGGTTTCGGAGCATTAACAGGTCCAGAAAAGAAGAAACATGTTAAGATATTAGTATCTCCAGACAAAGAACTCGTATCTAAATCTTAA
- a CDS encoding HD domain-containing protein, translated as MENILVKEYYDWFSSYVKKFYGEDSLINQNIELKEIHTLKVAEHAVNIAKSLNLPQEEVDTAEIIGLFHDIGRFEQFKKYKTFRDAFSENHAALGVKILEENGTLKNLDDSRKKIIIKAVNLHNEKDLPMDLNKEESLFCKLIRDADKLDIFRIIMGYERERKNHPNPALDNLPVTSGYNSDFIKDIRSNKKISNNSLKNYNDRKIYELSWIIDLNFSFSLNYIKEKEVLKTLISCLPKNEEIDDLERYLDKYIENSIVK; from the coding sequence ATGGAAAATATATTAGTTAAAGAATATTATGATTGGTTTAGCTCTTATGTAAAAAAGTTTTATGGGGAAGATAGCTTAATAAATCAGAATATTGAACTTAAGGAAATACATACGCTAAAAGTCGCAGAGCATGCTGTAAATATTGCAAAATCTTTAAATTTGCCCCAAGAAGAAGTTGATACAGCAGAGATAATAGGATTATTTCATGATATAGGAAGGTTTGAACAATTCAAAAAATATAAGACATTTAGGGATGCTTTTTCAGAAAATCATGCTGCTTTAGGTGTTAAAATATTAGAAGAGAATGGAACATTAAAAAACTTAGATGATAGTAGAAAAAAGATTATTATTAAAGCTGTAAATCTTCATAATGAAAAAGATCTTCCAATGGATTTAAATAAGGAAGAATCATTGTTTTGCAAATTGATTAGAGATGCCGATAAACTTGATATTTTCAGAATCATTATGGGATATGAGAGAGAAAGAAAGAATCATCCTAATCCGGCGCTTGATAATTTACCTGTTACATCAGGCTACAATTCAGATTTTATTAAAGATATTCGTTCAAATAAAAAAATTAGTAATAATTCACTAAAAAATTATAATGATAGAAAAATATATGAATTAAGTTGGATAATTGATTTGAATTTTTCATTTTCTCTTAACTATATAAAGGAGAAGGAAGTTTTAAAAACATTAATTAGCTGTTTACCTAAAAATGAAGAGATTGATGACTTAGAAAGGTACCTTGATAAATATATAGAAAATTCCATAGTGAAATAA
- a CDS encoding 5' nucleotidase, NT5C type, which yields MNTLNICIDIDGTITNAYDWLDMANKYFKKNITEDQVTKYEIHEVMGVKRQEYDDFYNKNKFKLHSDQKLRDDAKLVITALHQFHNIYFVTARDLELKTLTHLFLRNNEIPYDNLFVLGSHYKVDKARELDCNVFIEDNYNNAIQLSEAGFNVLLMDTNYNRKPINDKITRVTNWNEIFLIITELSSQIKAV from the coding sequence ATGAATACTTTAAACATCTGTATTGATATTGACGGAACGATAACCAATGCTTATGACTGGCTAGATATGGCAAATAAATATTTTAAGAAGAATATAACCGAAGATCAGGTGACAAAATATGAAATTCATGAAGTCATGGGTGTGAAAAGGCAGGAATATGATGATTTCTATAATAAAAATAAGTTCAAACTCCACTCAGATCAAAAACTAAGAGATGATGCTAAACTTGTTATAACTGCATTACATCAATTTCATAATATATATTTTGTGACAGCTAGGGATTTAGAGCTAAAAACACTGACTCATCTATTTTTAAGAAACAATGAAATACCTTATGATAACTTATTTGTTTTAGGTAGCCACTACAAGGTTGACAAAGCACGCGAATTAGATTGTAATGTTTTTATTGAAGATAACTACAATAATGCAATTCAGTTATCGGAGGCAGGATTCAACGTTCTTCTTATGGATACAAATTATAACAGGAAACCTATAAATGATAAAATAACTAGAGTTACTAACTGGAATGAAATATTCTTAATTATAACAGAACTATCTTCACAAATTAAAGCTGTTTAA
- a CDS encoding nitroreductase family protein encodes MSKDFFTAVADRRSFYGISKEKVVSDDRIKEIIEHAVKHTPSSFNSQSARVVLLLGDHHDRLWDITENALRKIVPEDKFEPTQEKINSFRSGYGTVLFFEDNSVIESLQQQFSLYKDNFPIWSQQASGMHQFVIWTALEIEGFGASLQHYNELIENDIKKEWGISDDWKLIGQMPFGKPTAEPGPKEFKPLEERIKIFK; translated from the coding sequence ATGTCAAAAGATTTTTTTACTGCTGTAGCAGATAGACGTTCATTTTATGGAATTAGTAAAGAAAAGGTGGTTTCTGACGATAGAATCAAGGAAATTATAGAACATGCTGTAAAGCATACACCATCATCATTCAATTCACAAAGTGCAAGAGTAGTGCTATTGTTAGGAGATCATCATGATAGATTATGGGATATCACAGAGAATGCTTTAAGAAAGATTGTTCCTGAAGATAAATTTGAGCCAACTCAAGAAAAAATAAATTCATTTAGAAGTGGTTACGGTACAGTTTTATTTTTTGAAGATAATAGCGTGATAGAATCTCTTCAACAACAATTTTCACTTTATAAAGATAATTTCCCAATTTGGTCACAACAAGCAAGTGGAATGCACCAGTTTGTTATTTGGACTGCATTAGAAATTGAAGGATTTGGAGCATCGCTTCAACATTATAATGAGCTTATTGAAAATGACATAAAGAAAGAATGGGGAATATCTGATGATTGGAAACTTATTGGACAAATGCCTTTTGGAAAACCAACAGCGGAACCTGGCCCAAAAGAATTTAAACCATTAGAAGAACGTATCAAGATATTTAAATAA
- the gltA gene encoding NADPH-dependent glutamate synthase, whose amino-acid sequence MDMNERLVRIPVREQDPKVRAANFEEVCIGYNEEEATKEASRCLNCKNPKCVEGCPVSINIPGFISYVKDEKFEEAAKEISKYSSLPAVCGRVCPQEKQCEGRCVLGIKGDSVSIGKLERFTADWAASHNVDLSATEPKNGIKVAVIGSGPAGLTCAGDLAKKGYEVTIFEALHKAGGVLEYGIPEFRLPKEKVVKNEVENIKKLGVKIETNVIVGRTITIDQLFEDEGFKAVFIGSGAGLPRFMGIPGENANGVCSANEFLTRVNLMKAAVEGYDTPVRSGKKVAVVGGGNVAMDAARTALRLGSESHIVYRRGESELPARVEEVHHAKEEGVIFDVLTNPTEILVDENGWVKGMKCVRMELGEPDASGRRSPVEVPGSEFVMDVDTVIMSLGTSPNPLISSTTQGLEINKRRCIVAEEETGLTTKEAVYAGGDAVTGAATVILAMGAGKKAAKAIDEYLQGK is encoded by the coding sequence ATGGACATGAATGAGAGATTAGTTAGAATACCAGTAAGAGAACAAGATCCAAAGGTTAGAGCAGCAAACTTTGAAGAAGTTTGTATCGGATATAACGAAGAAGAAGCAACTAAAGAAGCTTCTAGATGTCTAAACTGTAAGAATCCTAAATGTGTAGAAGGATGTCCAGTATCAATCAATATACCAGGATTCATTTCTTATGTTAAAGATGAAAAATTTGAAGAAGCTGCAAAAGAAATTTCAAAATACAGCTCACTTCCAGCAGTTTGTGGAAGAGTATGTCCACAAGAAAAACAATGTGAAGGAAGATGTGTTTTAGGAATAAAAGGTGACTCAGTGTCTATTGGTAAACTTGAAAGATTTACAGCAGACTGGGCAGCATCACATAATGTTGATTTAAGTGCAACAGAACCTAAAAATGGAATTAAAGTTGCAGTTATAGGAAGTGGACCTGCAGGACTTACTTGTGCTGGAGATTTGGCTAAAAAAGGATATGAAGTAACTATATTTGAAGCACTTCATAAAGCAGGTGGAGTTTTGGAATATGGAATTCCAGAATTCAGACTTCCAAAAGAAAAAGTAGTTAAAAATGAAGTTGAAAACATTAAGAAACTTGGTGTTAAAATAGAAACTAATGTTATAGTTGGCAGAACTATAACTATAGATCAATTGTTTGAAGACGAAGGATTCAAAGCTGTATTCATAGGTTCAGGTGCAGGACTTCCAAGATTCATGGGAATACCAGGGGAAAATGCAAATGGAGTATGCTCAGCAAATGAATTTTTAACAAGAGTAAACTTAATGAAAGCAGCAGTAGAAGGATACGACACTCCAGTTAGATCTGGTAAAAAAGTTGCAGTAGTAGGCGGAGGAAATGTTGCTATGGACGCAGCAAGAACTGCCTTAAGACTTGGATCTGAAAGCCATATCGTTTATAGAAGAGGTGAATCAGAACTTCCAGCAAGAGTAGAAGAAGTACATCATGCTAAGGAAGAAGGAGTAATCTTTGATGTATTAACTAATCCAACAGAAATCTTAGTAGATGAAAATGGATGGGTTAAAGGAATGAAATGTGTAAGAATGGAACTTGGAGAACCAGATGCATCAGGAAGAAGAAGTCCAGTTGAAGTTCCTGGTTCAGAATTTGTTATGGATGTAGACACTGTAATAATGTCACTTGGAACATCACCAAATCCATTAATTTCATCAACAACTCAAGGATTAGAAATAAATAAGAGAAGATGTATTGTAGCTGAAGAAGAAACAGGTCTTACTACTAAAGAAGCAGTTTATGCTGGTGGGGATGCAGTTACAGGAGCAGCAACAGTAATACTTGCCATGGGTGCTGGTAAAAAGGCAGCAAAAGCTATAGATGAGTATTTACAAGGAAAATAA
- a CDS encoding sulfide/dihydroorotate dehydrogenase-like FAD/NAD-binding protein, whose product MYKIVNKKELTNNIFSMDIEAPRVAKSAKPGQFIIIKNDEKGERIPLTIADYDQEKGTVTIVFQTVGKGTKQLAAFNEGDHVADFVGPLGVPSEFIHEDIEELKKKNFIFVAGGVGAAPVYPQVKWMHEHGIAVDVILGSRNKDLLIYEEKLKNAAGNLYVTTDDGSYEFKGTGSDMLKELVNNQGKKYDHAIIIGPMIMMKFTSMLTKELGIPTTVSLNPIMVDGTGMCGACRVTVGGEVKFACVDGPEFDGHLVNYDESMRRQAMYKTEEGKAQLEVEEGNTHSHGGCGCRGDK is encoded by the coding sequence ATGTATAAAATAGTGAACAAAAAGGAGCTAACAAATAATATATTCTCAATGGATATAGAAGCTCCAAGAGTAGCAAAATCTGCAAAGCCTGGACAATTTATTATCATAAAAAATGATGAAAAAGGTGAAAGAATTCCGTTAACTATAGCAGATTATGATCAGGAAAAAGGAACAGTAACTATAGTTTTTCAAACTGTAGGAAAAGGAACAAAACAGTTAGCTGCTTTTAATGAAGGGGATCATGTAGCTGACTTTGTTGGACCATTAGGTGTACCAAGTGAATTTATACATGAGGATATAGAAGAATTAAAGAAAAAGAATTTCATCTTTGTGGCAGGTGGAGTTGGTGCAGCACCAGTTTACCCACAAGTAAAATGGATGCATGAACATGGAATAGCTGTAGATGTTATTTTAGGAAGCAGAAACAAAGATTTGTTAATATATGAAGAAAAATTAAAGAATGCTGCTGGAAATCTTTATGTAACAACTGATGATGGTTCATATGAATTTAAGGGAACTGGATCAGATATGCTTAAAGAATTAGTTAATAATCAAGGTAAGAAATATGATCATGCAATTATTATTGGACCAATGATAATGATGAAATTTACTTCTATGCTAACTAAGGAATTAGGAATTCCAACAACAGTAAGCTTAAATCCAATAATGGTTGATGGTACAGGTATGTGTGGTGCTTGTAGAGTTACTGTTGGAGGAGAAGTTAAGTTTGCTTGTGTTGATGGACCAGAATTTGATGGACATTTGGTAAATTACGATGAATCAATGAGAAGACAAGCTATGTATAAAACAGAAGAAGGAAAAGCACAGTTAGAAGTTGAAGAAGGAAATACTCATAGTCACGGTGGCTGTGGTTGCAGAGGTGATAAATAA